A window of Hymenobacter aerilatus contains these coding sequences:
- a CDS encoding M23 family metallopeptidase codes for MPYFFSGWRLGAAAATLLLTTLGLRPAPFAGDVPAPGADTPTAAAPDSSSVVVPKRPFMPVEVPKGYFLFPIKPGNPNFLAASMGEIRPNHFHGGLDIKTDGRVDLPVYSSADGYVSRLKQSSFGYGNVLYITHPNGLTTVYGHLNRFLGPVADTLLRRQYQKQTYELELFFDKDQFPVKRGQVVALSGNTGGSGGPHVHWEVRTAKDEQLNPLQWGGFPEIQDHVPPTLQSFAIEPLSIDARVQGLFEKRVFLPKTPTPNAAYTHPDTIQAYGTVGLLLQAVDRFDNVWNKYGLQHVAVTVNGQPLYEHHIDGVPFTESRQISNHIDYDWQKMTGRTLEKLFVDDGTTIPLYTTGPSKGTLRVEDGQLYTVEIKMRDSYGNTTPVSFVLRGQQPAYFKTRSAAVKQPSLRYDITRNILKVLVADPDTATQVGNLTLTRGARRLQLRPSYVQQSQNVYLYDLRAGLPDSLLFGKVHRAFNRQAMVPSGRDWTFADAHLNLAFAPRTLFDTLYLQTSYQPLAGGTYTVQNLRTPLLQTLRLTLKPEQEVTDKARSAVYMINSKGGKIYQGGKWTGNQITTPIKTFGMFRVLTDTIAPSARVIRNTPAGLTFVVGDNLSGLSSYRLLVNGQWRLLRYEYKNATLFTVKEDTLGPPLHGAAELHLVDQAGNKKVIPVKLK; via the coding sequence ATGCCCTATTTCTTTTCCGGCTGGCGGTTGGGCGCCGCGGCGGCTACTCTGCTGCTGACGACGCTGGGCCTGCGGCCGGCTCCATTTGCCGGCGATGTGCCAGCGCCCGGCGCAGACACCCCTACCGCGGCCGCGCCCGACTCTTCCTCGGTGGTGGTGCCCAAGCGGCCTTTCATGCCCGTAGAGGTACCCAAAGGCTACTTCCTATTTCCCATCAAGCCCGGCAACCCCAACTTTTTGGCGGCCAGCATGGGCGAAATCCGACCCAACCACTTCCACGGCGGCCTCGATATCAAAACCGATGGGCGGGTGGATTTGCCAGTATATTCCTCGGCCGATGGCTACGTTTCGCGCCTGAAGCAGAGCAGCTTCGGCTATGGCAACGTGCTCTACATCACCCACCCCAATGGCCTAACCACGGTATACGGTCACCTCAACCGCTTCCTCGGCCCCGTGGCCGATACGCTGCTGCGGCGTCAGTACCAGAAGCAGACCTACGAGCTGGAGCTGTTTTTCGACAAGGACCAGTTTCCGGTGAAGCGTGGGCAAGTGGTGGCGCTATCGGGTAACACCGGTGGCTCGGGTGGACCACACGTGCACTGGGAGGTGCGCACGGCCAAAGACGAGCAGCTGAACCCCTTGCAGTGGGGCGGCTTCCCCGAAATTCAGGACCATGTGCCGCCTACCCTCCAATCTTTCGCCATAGAGCCGCTTAGCATTGATGCCCGCGTGCAGGGCCTGTTTGAGAAGCGTGTTTTTCTGCCCAAAACGCCTACCCCCAACGCTGCCTATACCCACCCCGATACCATCCAGGCCTACGGCACGGTAGGGCTGCTGCTGCAAGCCGTAGACCGGTTTGATAACGTGTGGAACAAGTACGGTCTGCAACATGTGGCTGTAACCGTAAACGGGCAGCCGTTATACGAGCACCACATCGACGGCGTGCCCTTCACGGAGTCGCGCCAGATTTCCAACCACATCGACTACGACTGGCAGAAAATGACCGGCCGCACGCTGGAAAAGCTGTTTGTGGACGATGGCACCACCATTCCGCTCTACACCACTGGCCCCAGCAAGGGCACGCTGCGGGTGGAAGATGGGCAACTCTATACCGTGGAAATCAAGATGCGCGACTCCTATGGCAATACTACGCCTGTGTCGTTTGTGCTGCGCGGACAACAGCCGGCCTACTTCAAAACTCGTTCGGCGGCCGTGAAGCAGCCCAGCCTGCGCTACGACATCACCCGCAACATTCTGAAGGTACTGGTGGCCGACCCCGACACGGCCACCCAGGTAGGCAACCTCACGCTCACGCGCGGCGCGCGACGCTTGCAGCTGCGCCCCAGCTACGTACAGCAAAGCCAGAACGTGTACCTCTACGACCTGCGCGCCGGCCTACCCGACTCCCTGCTGTTTGGGAAAGTGCACCGCGCCTTCAACCGGCAAGCAATGGTGCCCAGCGGCCGCGACTGGACCTTTGCTGATGCCCACCTGAATCTGGCGTTTGCCCCGCGCACGCTGTTCGATACGCTGTACCTGCAAACCAGCTACCAGCCCCTGGCTGGTGGCACCTACACCGTGCAAAACCTGCGCACGCCCCTGCTGCAAACCCTGCGCCTGACCCTGAAACCCGAGCAGGAAGTAACCGACAAAGCCCGCTCGGCGGTGTATATGATCAATTCCAAAGGCGGCAAGATTTACCAGGGCGGCAAGTGGACCGGCAACCAGATTACCACGCCCATCAAAACCTTCGGCATGTTTCGGGTGCTCACGGATACCATTGCGCCCTCGGCGCGGGTGATACGCAACACGCCGGCCGGCCTCACCTTCGTGGTCGGCGACAACCTCTCGGGGCTGAGCAGCTACCGGTTGCTTGTGAACGGACAGTGGCGCCTGCTGCGCTACGAATACAAAAACGCTACCCTATTCACGGTGAAGGAAGACACACTGGGCCCGCCTTTGCACGGCGCCGCCGAGCTGCACCTGGTAGACCAGGCCGGCAACAAAAAAGTAATTCCGGTAAAGCTGAAGTAA
- a CDS encoding fumarylacetoacetate hydrolase family protein: protein MKILCIGRNYADHIAELQNETPSEPVIFAKPDTALLQRGMPFFYPDFSQDVHHELELVLRISKNGKNIEEKFAHTYYDAIGLGIDFTARDLQSKLKAKGLPWELAKGFDGSAPLGTVFKPVGDFADLKNINFRLEVNGEVRQQGNSSLMLHPFDAIISYISRFITLKIGDLIFTGTPSGVGPVKIGDRLVGFIEQERVLDVAVK, encoded by the coding sequence ATGAAAATACTGTGCATCGGCCGCAACTACGCCGACCATATTGCTGAGCTACAAAACGAAACCCCTTCTGAACCGGTCATCTTCGCCAAGCCCGATACGGCCCTGCTCCAGCGTGGAATGCCCTTCTTCTACCCCGATTTTTCGCAGGATGTGCACCACGAGCTGGAGCTAGTGCTGCGCATCAGCAAAAACGGCAAGAACATCGAGGAGAAATTTGCGCATACCTATTACGATGCCATCGGTTTGGGCATCGATTTCACGGCCCGCGACCTGCAAAGCAAGCTCAAGGCCAAGGGCCTACCCTGGGAGCTAGCCAAGGGGTTCGATGGCTCCGCCCCGCTGGGCACCGTATTCAAACCTGTGGGCGACTTTGCCGACCTGAAAAACATCAACTTCCGGCTGGAAGTGAACGGCGAAGTGCGCCAGCAGGGCAACTCCAGCTTGATGCTGCATCCCTTCGACGCCATCATCAGCTACATCTCGCGCTTTATCACCCTGAAAATCGGCGACTTGATTTTCACCGGCACGCCCAGCGGCGTCGGCCCCGTGAAAATCGGCGACCGGCTGGTGGGCTTTATCGAGCAGGAACGCGTGCTGGATGTAGCGGTTAAATAA
- a CDS encoding M48 family metallopeptidase — MLKKYITVASLCLLSACATVPITGRRQLSLVPESEVINLAQQQYRQVLDSSKVINSGAQAAMVKRVGQRIQQAVEMYFRQQNQSDQLTGYQWEFNLIQDDKQQNAWCMPGGKVVVYTGILPITQDENGLAVVMGHEIAHAVARHGSERISQQEAQQLGGSLVSAALTGRSPMAQQLAAQAFGLSTSLGILRYGRNQESEADHLGLIFMAMAGYDPQGAIAFWQRMAARENQAAPPEFLSTHPSNDTRIADIQRELPEAQKYYKAR; from the coding sequence ATGCTTAAAAAGTATATAACGGTTGCCAGCCTCTGCCTGCTGAGCGCCTGTGCTACGGTGCCCATCACGGGCCGCCGTCAGCTTAGCCTAGTTCCCGAAAGCGAAGTAATCAACCTGGCGCAGCAGCAGTATCGGCAGGTACTGGACTCCAGCAAAGTGATTAACAGCGGCGCGCAGGCCGCTATGGTAAAGCGGGTAGGCCAGCGCATACAGCAGGCTGTGGAAATGTACTTCCGCCAGCAAAATCAGTCGGACCAACTGACTGGCTACCAGTGGGAGTTCAACCTAATTCAGGATGATAAGCAACAGAACGCCTGGTGTATGCCAGGCGGTAAGGTGGTAGTGTACACCGGCATCCTACCCATCACGCAGGACGAAAACGGCTTGGCCGTGGTGATGGGTCACGAAATTGCCCACGCCGTAGCCCGGCACGGCTCCGAACGCATCAGCCAGCAGGAGGCGCAGCAGTTAGGTGGTAGTCTGGTTAGCGCGGCCCTCACGGGTCGGTCGCCTATGGCTCAGCAGTTGGCGGCGCAGGCGTTTGGCTTGTCTACTAGTTTGGGTATTCTGCGTTACGGCCGCAACCAAGAGTCAGAAGCCGACCACCTGGGGCTTATTTTTATGGCTATGGCCGGCTACGATCCGCAAGGTGCCATTGCGTTCTGGCAGCGTATGGCTGCCCGCGAAAACCAGGCCGCGCCACCAGAGTTTCTGTCGACTCACCCCTCCAATGATACACGTATTGCAGACATCCAACGGGAGTTGCCCGAAGCACAGAAGTATTACAAAGCCCGCTAA
- a CDS encoding UDP-N-acetylmuramate--L-alanine ligase, which translates to MPATPSPFQRLHLIATGGSIMHNLALALHQRGTHVTGSDDEIFEPAKSRLQAAGLLPAAEGWFPEKITADLDAVIVGMHARPDNPELLRAQELGLRVYSFPEFIYEASKDKQRIVIGGSHGKTSITSLILHVLRYHQRKFDYAVGAQLAGFDLMVQLTEDAPIIIIEGDEYLSSPIDRRPKFHLYQHHIGVISGISWDHINVFPTEEIYREQFRIFAEMTPKAGTLIYDQDDEQVQLITVPTSSDVKYVGYGPHEHVLRDGKTYLITKRDEQVPVQVFGAHNLRNISAAKEVCKQLGIKGKDFYEAIATFKGAARRLELVREGQDSVVYKDFAHSPSKLKATATALKQQFPKRRLVACLELHTFSSLNPAFLPQYAHTFDAPDVAVVYFNPHVLEHKRLPALPPEAVQQAFQRSDLQVFTDSKALADFLHQQNWQDTNLLMMTSGTFDGLDLAGLAEEVIKK; encoded by the coding sequence ATGCCTGCTACCCCTTCCCCCTTCCAGCGCCTTCACCTGATTGCTACCGGCGGCAGCATCATGCACAATCTGGCGCTGGCCCTGCACCAGCGCGGCACCCACGTGACGGGCTCCGACGACGAGATATTTGAGCCGGCTAAAAGTCGCCTGCAGGCCGCCGGGCTCCTGCCGGCCGCCGAAGGTTGGTTTCCAGAGAAAATCACGGCCGACCTTGACGCTGTGATTGTGGGCATGCATGCCCGCCCCGACAACCCCGAGCTGCTGCGCGCCCAAGAGCTGGGCCTGCGCGTGTACTCGTTTCCGGAGTTTATCTACGAGGCCAGTAAGGACAAGCAGCGCATCGTGATTGGCGGCTCGCACGGCAAAACCAGCATTACCTCGCTAATTCTGCACGTATTGCGCTACCACCAGCGAAAGTTCGACTACGCTGTGGGCGCCCAGCTGGCGGGGTTCGATCTGATGGTACAGCTCACGGAAGATGCGCCTATCATTATCATTGAGGGCGATGAGTACCTGTCGTCGCCCATCGACCGGCGACCGAAGTTTCACCTCTACCAGCACCACATTGGCGTGATTTCCGGCATTAGCTGGGACCACATCAACGTGTTTCCGACCGAGGAAATCTACCGCGAGCAGTTCCGAATCTTCGCGGAGATGACGCCCAAGGCCGGCACCCTCATCTACGACCAGGACGACGAGCAGGTGCAGCTGATAACCGTGCCTACCTCCTCCGATGTGAAGTACGTGGGCTACGGTCCGCACGAGCACGTGCTGCGCGACGGCAAAACCTACCTCATCACCAAGCGCGATGAGCAGGTGCCGGTGCAGGTGTTTGGCGCCCATAACCTGCGCAACATCTCAGCGGCCAAAGAGGTGTGCAAGCAGCTGGGCATCAAAGGCAAAGATTTTTACGAAGCCATTGCGACCTTCAAAGGTGCTGCGCGCCGTCTGGAGCTGGTACGCGAGGGCCAGGACTCGGTGGTGTACAAAGACTTTGCGCACTCGCCTAGCAAGCTGAAAGCCACCGCTACGGCCCTGAAACAGCAGTTTCCGAAGCGCCGGCTAGTAGCCTGCCTGGAGCTACACACGTTCAGCTCGCTCAACCCGGCTTTCCTACCTCAGTACGCCCATACCTTCGACGCACCCGATGTGGCGGTGGTTTACTTCAACCCGCACGTGCTGGAACACAAACGCCTACCCGCCCTACCCCCCGAAGCCGTGCAGCAGGCCTTCCAGCGTTCCGATTTGCAGGTATTTACCGACAGCAAGGCCCTGGCTGACTTCCTACATCAGCAAAATTGGCAAGATACCAATCTGCTGATGATGACCTCCGGTACTTTTGACGGGCTTGATTTAGCTGGGTTGGCGGAAGAGGTAATTAAGAAATAG
- the dnaB gene encoding replicative DNA helicase, with product MSMAAPAGKLPPQARELEAAVLGALMLEKDALTTVIDILKPQSFYDDRHQSIFKAILSLFDKSEPIDLLTVNQELKELGELEMAGGTHYVANLTFKVNSAANIEYHARIITENAIKRELIRIASEIHRDAFEDTTDVFNLLDSTEQALFEVSESNIRKNFDDMRSLMGKAIKELEEKKNQKDGLTGVPSGFSALDRVTSGWQPSDLVIIAARPGMGKCLGKGTKVLMYDGTLRNVEDVQAGELLMGDDSTPRRVRSIARGRENMYWVRQNKAEDYRVNESHILSLKRSRTEGPYRKGDVLNITVKDWLTKSDKFRSNYKGYKVPVAFAAQDVSVDPYFLGVWLGDGSSANCRITAQDAEIIEYLNEYADALDLQVTVGVVADRCNSYGITRGRQGGSLTQFSLQDELRQLGVLGDKHIPQAYLINSRENRLRLLAGLIDSDGHLDPVSNGYEITQKNHRLARQIKFLADSLGFRTSLKKKRAAISAIGYESEVYRVRIYGDINCVPVRIARKKAQPWQSPVDWRVTGITVEFDKEDDYYGFEIDGNRLFLLQDMTVTHNTAFVVSAMRNAAVDHKKPVAIFSLEMSSIQLVNRLISAEAELDSEKIKKGNLADYEWAQLNHKISSLSSAPIFIDDTPALSIRELRTKCRRLKAHHDIQMIIIDYLQLMTGNSDGGKGAGNREQEIASISRALKGIAKELNVPVLALSQLSRSVETRGGDKKPQLSDLRESGSIEQDADMVVFLYRPEYYKITEDEMGNPTQGTGEVIIAKHRNGSLETVQLKFIGRFTKFADLDGAGGFEGGGDYNPGAFPTSTFDEEPGAFAPNTIRLGSRINNDGPAPQAFPRSTFGNEDPPF from the coding sequence ATGTCGATGGCGGCGCCCGCCGGCAAATTGCCTCCGCAGGCCCGCGAGCTGGAAGCGGCCGTGCTCGGCGCGCTCATGCTGGAAAAGGACGCCCTCACCACCGTTATCGACATTCTGAAGCCCCAGAGCTTCTACGACGACCGGCACCAAAGCATCTTCAAGGCCATTCTGAGCCTGTTTGATAAATCGGAGCCCATTGACTTGCTCACTGTTAATCAGGAGCTGAAGGAGCTGGGCGAGCTGGAAATGGCCGGTGGTACGCACTACGTGGCCAACCTCACCTTCAAGGTGAACTCGGCAGCCAACATCGAGTACCACGCCCGTATCATCACCGAAAACGCTATCAAACGCGAGCTGATTCGTATTGCCAGCGAGATTCACCGCGACGCGTTTGAGGACACCACCGACGTATTCAACCTCCTCGACAGCACCGAGCAGGCGTTGTTTGAAGTGTCGGAATCGAACATCCGTAAGAACTTCGACGACATGCGTTCTTTGATGGGTAAAGCCATCAAGGAGCTGGAAGAAAAGAAAAACCAAAAGGACGGCCTCACCGGCGTACCTTCCGGTTTCTCGGCGCTGGACCGCGTAACCAGCGGCTGGCAACCCTCTGACCTAGTGATTATTGCCGCACGCCCCGGCATGGGCAAGTGCCTCGGCAAAGGCACCAAAGTGCTGATGTACGACGGCACCCTACGCAACGTGGAAGACGTGCAGGCCGGCGAGCTGCTGATGGGCGACGACTCTACGCCTCGCCGCGTGCGCAGCATTGCGCGGGGTAGGGAAAACATGTACTGGGTGCGCCAGAACAAGGCTGAGGACTACCGCGTCAACGAAAGCCACATTCTGTCGCTCAAGCGCAGCCGCACCGAAGGCCCGTACCGCAAGGGCGACGTGCTGAACATTACGGTGAAGGACTGGCTGACGAAATCAGACAAGTTCCGCTCGAATTACAAAGGCTATAAAGTACCCGTGGCATTCGCCGCGCAGGACGTATCCGTAGACCCGTATTTTCTGGGTGTGTGGCTGGGCGACGGCAGCTCCGCTAACTGCCGCATCACAGCCCAGGATGCAGAAATTATTGAATATCTGAACGAGTATGCCGATGCGCTGGATCTGCAAGTGACGGTAGGGGTAGTGGCTGACCGGTGCAACAGCTACGGCATCACGCGGGGTAGGCAGGGCGGCAGCCTCACGCAATTCTCCTTGCAGGATGAGCTGCGCCAGCTGGGCGTACTCGGCGACAAGCACATTCCGCAAGCCTACCTCATCAACAGCCGTGAGAACCGCCTACGCCTGCTGGCCGGCCTTATCGATTCCGATGGCCACCTTGACCCTGTAAGCAACGGCTACGAAATCACGCAGAAAAACCACCGCCTGGCCCGACAAATCAAGTTTCTGGCCGATTCGCTGGGTTTTCGCACGTCGCTGAAGAAAAAGCGGGCTGCTATCAGCGCCATTGGCTACGAAAGCGAAGTGTACCGTGTGCGGATTTACGGCGACATCAATTGCGTGCCGGTGCGTATTGCTCGCAAAAAAGCCCAACCCTGGCAGAGCCCGGTGGATTGGCGCGTGACAGGTATCACAGTTGAGTTTGACAAGGAAGACGACTACTACGGTTTCGAAATCGACGGCAACCGTCTGTTCCTGTTGCAGGATATGACGGTGACGCACAACACCGCTTTTGTGGTATCGGCCATGCGCAACGCGGCTGTAGACCACAAGAAGCCGGTGGCCATCTTCTCGCTGGAAATGTCGTCTATTCAGCTGGTAAACCGTCTGATTTCGGCGGAAGCGGAGCTGGATTCGGAGAAGATCAAGAAAGGTAACCTAGCTGACTATGAGTGGGCGCAGCTCAACCATAAGATTTCCTCGCTGTCGTCGGCGCCTATTTTTATCGACGATACGCCCGCGCTCAGCATCCGGGAACTGCGCACCAAATGCCGCCGCCTCAAGGCCCACCACGACATTCAGATGATCATCATCGACTACTTGCAGTTGATGACGGGCAACTCGGATGGGGGCAAGGGTGCTGGCAACCGCGAACAGGAAATTGCCTCTATCTCGCGGGCGCTCAAGGGGATAGCCAAAGAGTTGAACGTGCCCGTACTGGCGCTGTCGCAGCTCTCGCGCTCCGTAGAAACCCGCGGCGGCGACAAAAAACCGCAGCTCAGTGACCTGCGCGAATCCGGTTCTATCGAGCAGGACGCCGACATGGTAGTGTTCTTGTACCGCCCTGAGTACTACAAGATTACGGAGGATGAAATGGGCAATCCTACCCAGGGTACGGGCGAGGTAATTATTGCCAAGCACCGGAACGGCTCCCTGGAAACGGTGCAACTCAAGTTCATCGGCCGCTTCACCAAATTTGCCGACCTGGATGGTGCCGGCGGCTTCGAGGGCGGTGGCGACTACAACCCCGGGGCTTTCCCTACCAGTACGTTCGACGAAGAGCCTGGCGCCTTCGCCCCGAATACCATCCGCCTAGGCTCGCGCATCAACAACGACGGGCCGGCCCCGCAGGCCTTTCCCCGCAGTACCTTCGGCAACGAAGACCCGCCGTTTTAA
- the proC gene encoding pyrroline-5-carboxylate reductase, translated as MRVAIIGCGNMGMAYAKSFLQNNLVKPDNMLLVAKNPARHTELAGRQAGRVVLGITEQVGQYDLVIVAVKPQDFSGVAQELREVVQPQQMVLSIMAGIPIARLQQELAHPLIIRAMPNTPALIGLGMTAYAAADGLTVQQIRQVENLINSTGRAVFLEQENLLDAATAVSGSGPAYFFYIVRAMIEAGRQLGFDEALAAQLVKQTMLGSFHLLNNSEKSLDELIKAVASKGGTTEAALTVFGERDLTGALIGGISAAERRAGELSKG; from the coding sequence ATGCGCGTAGCAATTATCGGATGCGGCAACATGGGCATGGCCTACGCCAAATCCTTTCTGCAAAACAACTTGGTGAAGCCCGATAACATGCTACTGGTGGCTAAAAATCCGGCCCGGCACACAGAGCTGGCGGGTAGGCAGGCTGGGCGCGTAGTGCTGGGCATCACGGAGCAGGTAGGCCAGTATGATCTGGTGATTGTGGCCGTAAAGCCCCAGGATTTCAGTGGGGTAGCGCAAGAATTGCGCGAAGTGGTGCAGCCTCAGCAGATGGTACTATCCATTATGGCGGGCATCCCGATTGCGCGGTTGCAGCAGGAGCTGGCCCACCCCCTGATCATTCGGGCCATGCCTAACACGCCGGCGCTTATTGGGCTGGGCATGACAGCCTACGCTGCCGCCGATGGCCTCACGGTGCAGCAAATCCGGCAGGTGGAAAACCTGATCAACTCCACCGGGCGGGCCGTGTTCCTGGAGCAGGAAAACCTACTGGATGCCGCCACGGCCGTGAGCGGTAGCGGCCCGGCCTACTTCTTCTACATCGTGCGGGCCATGATTGAGGCCGGCCGCCAGTTGGGCTTCGACGAGGCCCTGGCTGCGCAACTAGTGAAGCAGACGATGCTGGGTTCCTTTCACTTGCTCAATAACTCCGAGAAGTCGCTGGATGAGTTAATTAAGGCAGTAGCTTCAAAAGGCGGTACCACCGAGGCAGCTCTCACGGTATTTGGGGAGCGGGATTTAACTGGGGCGTTGATTGGCGGTATCAGCGCCGCCGAGCGCCGGGCGGGAGAGTTGTCGAAGGGGTAG
- a CDS encoding Crp/Fnr family transcriptional regulator, giving the protein MIPPAAFRSYFQRHLSGLPEEQVAALAALLTPRTLRRHEVLVHQDEVGRHGAFVLSGCLRAYVTDAKGKEHILQFAPESWWIADQYGLLHQAPAQFSIDAVEASDVLLFGPDFYPQLRQLGPELQQFFYELLQNSVAAMQHRLIGVLSATAEARYLDFQQRYPTLAQRLPLRHIAAYLGITPESLSRLRRELARG; this is encoded by the coding sequence ATGATACCACCGGCCGCGTTTCGGAGCTACTTTCAGCGTCACTTGTCGGGGTTGCCCGAGGAGCAGGTGGCAGCTCTGGCGGCGCTGCTTACTCCGCGTACACTCCGGCGACACGAGGTGCTAGTACACCAAGACGAGGTAGGGCGGCACGGTGCGTTTGTGCTTTCAGGTTGCCTGCGCGCCTACGTGACGGATGCCAAGGGCAAAGAGCACATCCTACAATTCGCTCCCGAAAGCTGGTGGATAGCCGATCAGTATGGCCTGCTGCACCAGGCCCCCGCCCAGTTCTCCATTGATGCTGTGGAGGCTTCCGACGTGCTGCTCTTCGGTCCCGATTTCTACCCCCAGCTGCGGCAGTTGGGGCCGGAGCTACAGCAGTTTTTCTACGAGCTGCTGCAAAACAGCGTAGCCGCCATGCAACATCGCCTCATTGGGGTGCTCAGCGCCACCGCCGAAGCGCGCTACCTCGATTTTCAGCAGCGCTACCCTACGTTGGCGCAACGGCTGCCCTTGCGCCACATTGCGGCCTACCTGGGCATCACGCCCGAGTCGCTGAGCAGGCTGCGGCGGGAGCTGGCGCGAGGGTAA
- a CDS encoding winged helix-turn-helix transcriptional regulator, which yields MFKHNAAECTHTILGLRSALDVISGKWKLQILVALLSGVRHFRGLERSIPGISTKVLAKELKELEAHQLLSRTVYPGPPVVVEYEALPYASTLEPVISILKDWGAAHQLRLDATTSHGQQISSE from the coding sequence ATGTTCAAACATAACGCCGCGGAATGCACTCACACAATACTGGGATTACGCAGTGCGCTGGACGTCATCAGCGGTAAATGGAAACTGCAGATACTGGTAGCATTGCTCTCGGGTGTCCGCCATTTTCGTGGCTTGGAGCGCAGTATTCCAGGTATTTCAACTAAGGTACTGGCCAAGGAGTTGAAGGAATTGGAAGCGCACCAGCTTCTATCGCGCACCGTTTACCCTGGTCCGCCAGTAGTGGTCGAATACGAGGCCCTCCCCTACGCCAGCACGCTTGAGCCAGTCATTAGTATTTTAAAAGATTGGGGTGCTGCACATCAGCTCCGATTAGATGCTACTACCTCTCATGGCCAGCAAATTTCATCTGAGTGA
- a CDS encoding FMN-dependent NADH-azoreductase gives MQILQIISSARGAESYSTQLSQGIIDKLLVAHPGSSVVIRNLAQTPFPHLEEAHLQAYFTPAESRSAEQQQAVHHSDEAIAEILAADVLVIGVPFYNFSVTSSLKSWLDHLTRAGITFRYTPTGPEGLITGKKVYLAVASGGIYSTGPMQPYDFATPYLRHMLGFLGMTDVVVARAEGLKIPEFQATALQKGLDSVTV, from the coding sequence ATGCAGATTCTGCAAATCATTTCCAGTGCTCGCGGGGCCGAATCGTACAGCACCCAACTCAGCCAAGGCATCATTGACAAACTACTGGTGGCGCATCCAGGCAGCTCGGTGGTGATACGCAACCTAGCGCAGACGCCCTTTCCTCATTTGGAGGAAGCGCACCTACAAGCCTATTTCACACCAGCCGAAAGTCGTTCGGCGGAGCAGCAACAGGCCGTGCATCACTCCGACGAGGCTATTGCGGAGATACTCGCCGCCGATGTCCTAGTTATCGGGGTGCCGTTCTACAACTTTTCCGTTACCTCGTCGCTGAAGTCGTGGCTCGACCACTTAACGCGGGCAGGCATTACTTTCCGCTATACGCCTACTGGTCCCGAGGGACTGATAACGGGTAAGAAAGTGTATTTGGCTGTGGCTAGTGGCGGCATTTACTCCACAGGACCCATGCAGCCCTACGATTTTGCTACGCCTTACTTGCGCCATATGCTCGGTTTTCTCGGCATGACCGATGTAGTGGTAGCCCGCGCCGAGGGTTTGAAAATTCCCGAGTTTCAAGCCACTGCTCTGCAAAAAGGACTAGATAGCGTAACTGTTTAG
- the ygiD gene encoding 4,5-DOPA-extradiol-dioxygenase, producing MHRKGFLKMMAVLPFASAMNSLQDLHKTASTFQKTDKMPVLFVGHGSPMNALADNPFTQTLHQLGRDIRNRQPPRAVLVVSAHWLTRGTYVAVNERPETIHDFGGFPDELFAMQYPAPGAPDVAQEVLAALPDAHPTDEWGLDHGTWTVLHHLFPEADIPVFQLSIDYGRPLTFHAELARQLQFLRRRGVLVVGSGNIVHNLRQSMPHFMHNNPAPHAWAVEFDAWAKQKINQRDLLALAHYQQAGAAGPLAVPTPDHYIPMLYSLALAEADDDIRHAFEEVSFGGMSMRTFVVG from the coding sequence ATGCACCGCAAAGGCTTTCTAAAAATGATGGCGGTGCTACCCTTCGCTTCTGCCATGAACTCCTTGCAAGACCTTCACAAAACCGCTTCCACGTTCCAGAAAACCGATAAAATGCCGGTGCTCTTCGTGGGGCACGGCTCGCCGATGAACGCACTGGCCGACAACCCCTTCACCCAAACCTTGCACCAACTGGGTAGGGATATCCGGAACCGGCAACCGCCGCGGGCGGTGCTGGTGGTGTCGGCGCACTGGCTCACGCGCGGCACCTACGTAGCCGTGAACGAGCGGCCCGAAACCATCCATGACTTCGGCGGCTTCCCCGACGAGCTGTTTGCCATGCAATACCCCGCGCCTGGCGCGCCTGATGTGGCGCAGGAGGTGTTGGCCGCCCTGCCCGACGCCCACCCCACCGACGAGTGGGGCCTCGACCATGGTACCTGGACGGTGCTACACCACTTGTTTCCGGAGGCCGATATCCCAGTATTTCAGCTCAGCATCGACTATGGTCGGCCACTTACCTTCCACGCCGAGCTAGCCCGGCAACTCCAGTTTCTGCGGCGGCGTGGGGTGCTGGTGGTAGGCAGCGGCAACATTGTGCACAACCTGCGCCAGAGCATGCCCCATTTTATGCACAACAACCCCGCGCCCCATGCCTGGGCGGTGGAGTTTGACGCGTGGGCCAAGCAGAAAATCAACCAGCGCGATTTGCTGGCGCTGGCGCACTACCAGCAGGCCGGCGCCGCGGGCCCTCTGGCTGTGCCTACCCCCGACCACTACATCCCGATGCTCTACAGCCTGGCCTTGGCCGAAGCCGACGACGATATCCGGCACGCTTTCGAGGAAGTGAGCTTCGGGGGGATGAGCATGCGGACGTTTGTAGTAGGGTAG